The proteins below are encoded in one region of Odocoileus virginianus isolate 20LAN1187 ecotype Illinois chromosome 18, Ovbor_1.2, whole genome shotgun sequence:
- the LOC139039430 gene encoding putative protein CRIPTO3, with protein MECFSFSVILIMAFSRALELGLVAGLGDLELARPSLGELAFRDDGLWSQEEPAIRHQPSQFVASMEIQKSKELNRTCCLNGGTCMLGSFCACPPSFYGRNCEHDSRKENCGSVPHDTWLPRKCSMCKCWHGQLRCFPQSFLPGCDGHVMDEHLTASRTPELTPSACALMLPGICLAIQSYY; from the coding sequence ATGGAGTGCTTCTCTTTCAGTGTGATTTTGATCATGGCCTTTTCCAGAGCACTTGAACTGGGATTAGTTGCTGGATTGGGCGACCTTGAACTTGCCCGTCCGTCACTGGGAGAGCTGGCCTTCAGAGATGATGGCCTTTGGTCCCAAGAGGAGCCTGCAATTCGTCACCAGCCTTCCCAGTTTGTAGCATCCATGGAAATCCAAAAGAGTAAGGAGCTGAACAGAACCTGCTGTTTAAATGGGGGAACCTGCATGCTGGGGTCCTTTTGTGCCTGCCCTCCCTCTTTCTATGGACGGAACTGTGAGCATGACTCTCGCAAAGAGAACTGTGGGTCTGTGCCCCATGACACCTGGCTGCCCAGAAAGTGTTCCATGTGTAAATGCTGGCATGGCCAGCTTCGCTGCTTCCCTCAGTCATTCCTACCTGGTTGTGACGGCCATGTGATGGATGAGCACCTCACAGCTTCCAGGACTCCAGAATTAACACCGTCTGCGTGTGCTCTTATGCTACCTGGCATCTGCCTTGCTATACAAAGTTATTATTAA